The following are encoded together in the Strix aluco isolate bStrAlu1 chromosome 13, bStrAlu1.hap1, whole genome shotgun sequence genome:
- the SLC25A48 gene encoding solute carrier family 25 member 48 isoform X4, with protein MSPRPGEAAAGGGAARGAWPGGDPLLSGDPLPVGDPPPVGTPLSRGDPLPVEDRCPVGTPCPVGTPLPVGTAAPWGPPFPWGPLFSVGTPCPAGGTGSTAHHGQPPAAGLRGGLGGRSCQRGCGPPPGHDQDPFASWTRVAGFFKGMSFPLASIAVYSSVVFGVFSNTQRLLSQLRHGDPARAPALADVALASMVAGFVSVGIGSPVDLVKIRLQMQTQPYIKANIKLQPTVPGFPLYRGPIHCFRTVLKKEGIAGMYRGAGAMLLRDVPGYCLYFIPYTFFCGWITPDGCISPNPSSIWLAGGVAGAISWGTATPMDVVKSRLQADGVYLNKYKGTLDCILQSYQNEGLKDGFQRDCAHPSARLTSRRLKLLEEIFEA; from the exons ATGTCACCGCGGCCGGGAGAggctgcggcgggcggcggggctgcgcggggagcGTGGCCCGGCGGGGACCCCCTGCTCAGTGGGGACCCCCTTCCCGTTGGGGACCCgccccccgtggggacccccctTTCCCGTGGGGACCCCCTTCCCGTTGAGGATCGCTGCCCCGTGGGgaccccctgccccgtggggacGCCCCTCCCGGTAGGGACCGCTGCCCCGTGGGGACCTCCCTTCCCGTGGGGACCCCTTTTCTCGGTGGGGAccccctgccccgccggcggGACAGGGTCGACGGCTCATCATGGGCAGCCTCCAGCTGCAGGACTTCGCGGCGGGCTGGGTGGGCG GAGCTGCCAGCGTGGTTGTGGGCCACCCCCTGGACACGATCAAG ACCCGTTTGCAAGCTGGACAAGG GTGGCTGGCTTCTTCAAAGGCATGTCCTTCCCGCTGGCCAGCATCGCCGTCTACAGCTCCGTGGTGTTTGGTGTCTTCAGCAACACGCAGCGGCTCCTCAGCCAGCTCCGCCATGGCGACCCAGCCCGTGCGCCGGCCCTGGCCGACGTGGCTCTGGCCAGCATGGTGGCAGGGTTCGTCTCTGTGGGCATCGGCTCTCCTGTGGACCTGGTAAAGATAAGGCTACAGATGCAAACGCAGCCGTACATCAAAG CCAACATTAAACTACAGCCCACAGTTCCTGGATTTCCTCTGTACCGAGGCCCAATTCACTGCTTTAGGACAGTGCTAAAGAAAGAGGGTATAGCAGGAATGTACCGAGGTGCGGGAGCAATGCTTCTGAGAGATGTTCCTGGGTACTGCCTCTATTTCATCCCTTACACATTTTTCTGTGGCTGGATTACCCCAGATGGATGCATTTCCCCTAATCCCTCCTCCATCTGGCTGGCAGGGGGTGTAGCAG GAGCCATTTCCTGGGGGACTGCTACTCCAATGGATGTTGTGAAAAGTCGACTTCAGGCAGATGgagtttatttaaacaaatacaaaggGACCCTTGACTGTATCTTGCAGAGCTACCAGAACGAGGGCTTAAAA gaCGGTTTCCAGCGGGATTGCGCTCATCCTTCAGCCAGGCTGACCAGCAGAAGGCTCAAGCTTTTGGAGGAGATCTTCGAGGCATAA
- the SLC25A48 gene encoding solute carrier family 25 member 48 isoform X2 produces the protein MSPRPGEAAAGGGAARGAWPGGDPLLSGDPLPVGDPPPVGTPLSRGDPLPVEDRCPVGTPCPVGTPLPVGTAAPWGPPFPWGPLFSVGTPCPAGGTGSTAHHGQPPAAGLRGGLGGRSCQRGCGPPPGHDQDPFASWTRVAGFFKGMSFPLASIAVYSSVVFGVFSNTQRLLSQLRHGDPARAPALADVALASMVAGFVSVGIGSPVDLVKIRLQMQTQPYIKANIKLQPTVPGFPLYRGPIHCFRTVLKKEGIAGMYRGAGAMLLRDVPGYCLYFIPYTFFCGWITPDGCISPNPSSIWLAGGVAELSEDSSFSDIAQGSSSLQLGLFPQHVQAAPEARQKMYLHLGEHLLGCLHLITSVTPKISMLLPETGNFGPRNTVAVPQQGECPEMTIP, from the exons ATGTCACCGCGGCCGGGAGAggctgcggcgggcggcggggctgcgcggggagcGTGGCCCGGCGGGGACCCCCTGCTCAGTGGGGACCCCCTTCCCGTTGGGGACCCgccccccgtggggacccccctTTCCCGTGGGGACCCCCTTCCCGTTGAGGATCGCTGCCCCGTGGGgaccccctgccccgtggggacGCCCCTCCCGGTAGGGACCGCTGCCCCGTGGGGACCTCCCTTCCCGTGGGGACCCCTTTTCTCGGTGGGGAccccctgccccgccggcggGACAGGGTCGACGGCTCATCATGGGCAGCCTCCAGCTGCAGGACTTCGCGGCGGGCTGGGTGGGCG GAGCTGCCAGCGTGGTTGTGGGCCACCCCCTGGACACGATCAAG ACCCGTTTGCAAGCTGGACAAGG GTGGCTGGCTTCTTCAAAGGCATGTCCTTCCCGCTGGCCAGCATCGCCGTCTACAGCTCCGTGGTGTTTGGTGTCTTCAGCAACACGCAGCGGCTCCTCAGCCAGCTCCGCCATGGCGACCCAGCCCGTGCGCCGGCCCTGGCCGACGTGGCTCTGGCCAGCATGGTGGCAGGGTTCGTCTCTGTGGGCATCGGCTCTCCTGTGGACCTGGTAAAGATAAGGCTACAGATGCAAACGCAGCCGTACATCAAAG CCAACATTAAACTACAGCCCACAGTTCCTGGATTTCCTCTGTACCGAGGCCCAATTCACTGCTTTAGGACAGTGCTAAAGAAAGAGGGTATAGCAGGAATGTACCGAGGTGCGGGAGCAATGCTTCTGAGAGATGTTCCTGGGTACTGCCTCTATTTCATCCCTTACACATTTTTCTGTGGCTGGATTACCCCAGATGGATGCATTTCCCCTAATCCCTCCTCCATCTGGCTGGCAGGGGGTGTAGCAG AATTATCTGAGGACTCCAGTTTTTCTGATATCGCCCaaggcagcagctccctgcagctcGGGCTCTTCCCACAGCATGTCCAGGCTGCACCAGAAGCACGGCAGAAGATGTATTTGCACCTGGGGGAGCACCTTCTGGGCTGCCTGCATTTGATTACCAGCGTAACCCCCAAAATCTCAATGCTTCTTCCAGAAACAGGGAACTTTGGTCCCAGAAATACCGTTGCTGTGCCTCAGCAGGGTGAATGCCCTGAAATGACAATCCCATGA
- the SLC25A48 gene encoding solute carrier family 25 member 48 isoform X6 has translation MSPRPGEAAAGGGAARGAWPGGDPLLSGDPLPVGDPPPVGTPLSRGDPLPVEDRCPVGTPCPVGTPLPVGTAAPWGPPFPWGPLFSVGTPCPAGGTGSTAHHGQPPAAGLRGGLGGRSCQRGCGPPPGHDQDPFASWTRVAGFFKGMSFPLASIAVYSSVVFGVFSNTQRLLSQLRHGDPARAPALADVALASMVAGFVSVGIGSPVDLVKIRLQMQTQPYIKANIKLQPTVPGFPLYRGPIHCFRTVLKKEGIAGMYRGAGAMLLRDVPGYCLYFIPYTFFCGWITPDGCISPNPSSIWLAGGVAGPGPLAPWLRFMT, from the exons ATGTCACCGCGGCCGGGAGAggctgcggcgggcggcggggctgcgcggggagcGTGGCCCGGCGGGGACCCCCTGCTCAGTGGGGACCCCCTTCCCGTTGGGGACCCgccccccgtggggacccccctTTCCCGTGGGGACCCCCTTCCCGTTGAGGATCGCTGCCCCGTGGGgaccccctgccccgtggggacGCCCCTCCCGGTAGGGACCGCTGCCCCGTGGGGACCTCCCTTCCCGTGGGGACCCCTTTTCTCGGTGGGGAccccctgccccgccggcggGACAGGGTCGACGGCTCATCATGGGCAGCCTCCAGCTGCAGGACTTCGCGGCGGGCTGGGTGGGCG GAGCTGCCAGCGTGGTTGTGGGCCACCCCCTGGACACGATCAAG ACCCGTTTGCAAGCTGGACAAGG GTGGCTGGCTTCTTCAAAGGCATGTCCTTCCCGCTGGCCAGCATCGCCGTCTACAGCTCCGTGGTGTTTGGTGTCTTCAGCAACACGCAGCGGCTCCTCAGCCAGCTCCGCCATGGCGACCCAGCCCGTGCGCCGGCCCTGGCCGACGTGGCTCTGGCCAGCATGGTGGCAGGGTTCGTCTCTGTGGGCATCGGCTCTCCTGTGGACCTGGTAAAGATAAGGCTACAGATGCAAACGCAGCCGTACATCAAAG CCAACATTAAACTACAGCCCACAGTTCCTGGATTTCCTCTGTACCGAGGCCCAATTCACTGCTTTAGGACAGTGCTAAAGAAAGAGGGTATAGCAGGAATGTACCGAGGTGCGGGAGCAATGCTTCTGAGAGATGTTCCTGGGTACTGCCTCTATTTCATCCCTTACACATTTTTCTGTGGCTGGATTACCCCAGATGGATGCATTTCCCCTAATCCCTCCTCCATCTGGCTGGCAGGGGGTGTAGCAG GGCCAGGTCCCCTGGCACCATGGCTGCGCTTTATGACTTGA
- the SLC25A48 gene encoding solute carrier family 25 member 48 isoform X3: protein MSPRPGEAAAGGGAARGAWPGGDPLLSGDPLPVGDPPPVGTPLSRGDPLPVEDRCPVGTPCPVGTPLPVGTAAPWGPPFPWGPLFSVGTPCPAGGTGSTAHHGQPPAAGLRGGLGGRSCQRGCGPPPGHDQDPFASWTRVAGFFKGMSFPLASIAVYSSVVFGVFSNTQRLLSQLRHGDPARAPALADVALASMVAGFVSVGIGSPVDLVKIRLQMQTQPYIKANIKLQPTVPGFPLYRGPIHCFRTVLKKEGIAGMYRGAGAMLLRDVPGYCLYFIPYTFFCGWITPDGCISPNPSSIWLAGGVAGAISWGTATPMDVVKSRLQADGVYLNKYKGTLDCILQSYQNEGLKVFFRGITVNAVRGFPMSSAMFLGYELSLKAMKRDQTETNP from the exons ATGTCACCGCGGCCGGGAGAggctgcggcgggcggcggggctgcgcggggagcGTGGCCCGGCGGGGACCCCCTGCTCAGTGGGGACCCCCTTCCCGTTGGGGACCCgccccccgtggggacccccctTTCCCGTGGGGACCCCCTTCCCGTTGAGGATCGCTGCCCCGTGGGgaccccctgccccgtggggacGCCCCTCCCGGTAGGGACCGCTGCCCCGTGGGGACCTCCCTTCCCGTGGGGACCCCTTTTCTCGGTGGGGAccccctgccccgccggcggGACAGGGTCGACGGCTCATCATGGGCAGCCTCCAGCTGCAGGACTTCGCGGCGGGCTGGGTGGGCG GAGCTGCCAGCGTGGTTGTGGGCCACCCCCTGGACACGATCAAG ACCCGTTTGCAAGCTGGACAAGG GTGGCTGGCTTCTTCAAAGGCATGTCCTTCCCGCTGGCCAGCATCGCCGTCTACAGCTCCGTGGTGTTTGGTGTCTTCAGCAACACGCAGCGGCTCCTCAGCCAGCTCCGCCATGGCGACCCAGCCCGTGCGCCGGCCCTGGCCGACGTGGCTCTGGCCAGCATGGTGGCAGGGTTCGTCTCTGTGGGCATCGGCTCTCCTGTGGACCTGGTAAAGATAAGGCTACAGATGCAAACGCAGCCGTACATCAAAG CCAACATTAAACTACAGCCCACAGTTCCTGGATTTCCTCTGTACCGAGGCCCAATTCACTGCTTTAGGACAGTGCTAAAGAAAGAGGGTATAGCAGGAATGTACCGAGGTGCGGGAGCAATGCTTCTGAGAGATGTTCCTGGGTACTGCCTCTATTTCATCCCTTACACATTTTTCTGTGGCTGGATTACCCCAGATGGATGCATTTCCCCTAATCCCTCCTCCATCTGGCTGGCAGGGGGTGTAGCAG GAGCCATTTCCTGGGGGACTGCTACTCCAATGGATGTTGTGAAAAGTCGACTTCAGGCAGATGgagtttatttaaacaaatacaaaggGACCCTTGACTGTATCTTGCAGAGCTACCAGAACGAGGGCTTAAAA GTCTTTTTTAGGGGCATCACGGTCAATGCAGTGCGAGGATTCCCAATGAGTTCAGCCATGTTTCTTGGCTATGAACTTTCCCTCAAAGCAATGAAAAGAGACCAAACTGAGACCAATCCTTAA
- the SLC25A48 gene encoding solute carrier family 25 member 48 isoform X1, with translation MSPRPGEAAAGGGAARGAWPGGDPLLSGDPLPVGDPPPVGTPLSRGDPLPVEDRCPVGTPCPVGTPLPVGTAAPWGPPFPWGPLFSVGTPCPAGGTGSTAHHGQPPAAGLRGGLGGRSCQRGCGPPPGHDQDPFASWTRVAGFFKGMSFPLASIAVYSSVVFGVFSNTQRLLSQLRHGDPARAPALADVALASMVAGFVSVGIGSPVDLVKIRLQMQTQPYIKANIKLQPTVPGFPLYRGPIHCFRTVLKKEGIAGMYRGAGAMLLRDVPGYCLYFIPYTFFCGWITPDGCISPNPSSIWLAGGVAGAISWGTATPMDVVKSRLQADGVYLNKYKGTLDCILQSYQNEGLKCRQEDLKVSYFPEPNQQCGVGQGSAALTEDSSPAPTASAFSSATDLVPGGLQKLHQLNQIQRPFSYQISVV, from the exons ATGTCACCGCGGCCGGGAGAggctgcggcgggcggcggggctgcgcggggagcGTGGCCCGGCGGGGACCCCCTGCTCAGTGGGGACCCCCTTCCCGTTGGGGACCCgccccccgtggggacccccctTTCCCGTGGGGACCCCCTTCCCGTTGAGGATCGCTGCCCCGTGGGgaccccctgccccgtggggacGCCCCTCCCGGTAGGGACCGCTGCCCCGTGGGGACCTCCCTTCCCGTGGGGACCCCTTTTCTCGGTGGGGAccccctgccccgccggcggGACAGGGTCGACGGCTCATCATGGGCAGCCTCCAGCTGCAGGACTTCGCGGCGGGCTGGGTGGGCG GAGCTGCCAGCGTGGTTGTGGGCCACCCCCTGGACACGATCAAG ACCCGTTTGCAAGCTGGACAAGG GTGGCTGGCTTCTTCAAAGGCATGTCCTTCCCGCTGGCCAGCATCGCCGTCTACAGCTCCGTGGTGTTTGGTGTCTTCAGCAACACGCAGCGGCTCCTCAGCCAGCTCCGCCATGGCGACCCAGCCCGTGCGCCGGCCCTGGCCGACGTGGCTCTGGCCAGCATGGTGGCAGGGTTCGTCTCTGTGGGCATCGGCTCTCCTGTGGACCTGGTAAAGATAAGGCTACAGATGCAAACGCAGCCGTACATCAAAG CCAACATTAAACTACAGCCCACAGTTCCTGGATTTCCTCTGTACCGAGGCCCAATTCACTGCTTTAGGACAGTGCTAAAGAAAGAGGGTATAGCAGGAATGTACCGAGGTGCGGGAGCAATGCTTCTGAGAGATGTTCCTGGGTACTGCCTCTATTTCATCCCTTACACATTTTTCTGTGGCTGGATTACCCCAGATGGATGCATTTCCCCTAATCCCTCCTCCATCTGGCTGGCAGGGGGTGTAGCAG GAGCCATTTCCTGGGGGACTGCTACTCCAATGGATGTTGTGAAAAGTCGACTTCAGGCAGATGgagtttatttaaacaaatacaaaggGACCCTTGACTGTATCTTGCAGAGCTACCAGAACGAGGGCTTAAAA TGTCGCCAAGAAGACCTGAAAGTCTCCTACTTTCCTGAGCCAAATCAGCAGTGTGGTGTTGGTCAGGGCTCAGCTGCTCTGACCGAAGACTCCAGTCCTGCACCCACAGcatctgctttctcttctgccaCGGACTTAGTCCCTGGAGGACTCCAAAAACTGCACCAGCTCAATCAAATCCAAAGACCATTTTCTTATCAAATCTCTGTTGTCTAA
- the SLC25A48 gene encoding solute carrier family 25 member 48 isoform X5 — protein sequence MGSLQLQDFAAGWVGGAASVVVGHPLDTIKTRLQAGQGYGNTLNCVLTVYRNESVAGFFKGMSFPLASIAVYSSVVFGVFSNTQRLLSQLRHGDPARAPALADVALASMVAGFVSVGIGSPVDLVKIRLQMQTQPYIKANIKLQPTVPGFPLYRGPIHCFRTVLKKEGIAGMYRGAGAMLLRDVPGYCLYFIPYTFFCGWITPDGCISPNPSSIWLAGGVAGAISWGTATPMDVVKSRLQADGVYLNKYKGTLDCILQSYQNEGLKCRQEDLKVSYFPEPNQQCGVGQGSAALTEDSSPAPTASAFSSATDLVPGGLQKLHQLNQIQRPFSYQISVV from the exons ATGGGCAGCCTCCAGCTGCAGGACTTCGCGGCGGGCTGGGTGGGCG GAGCTGCCAGCGTGGTTGTGGGCCACCCCCTGGACACGATCAAG ACCCGTTTGCAAGCTGGACAAGGGTATGGAAATACACTCAACTGTGTTCTTACTGTGTACAGAAATGAGTCT GTGGCTGGCTTCTTCAAAGGCATGTCCTTCCCGCTGGCCAGCATCGCCGTCTACAGCTCCGTGGTGTTTGGTGTCTTCAGCAACACGCAGCGGCTCCTCAGCCAGCTCCGCCATGGCGACCCAGCCCGTGCGCCGGCCCTGGCCGACGTGGCTCTGGCCAGCATGGTGGCAGGGTTCGTCTCTGTGGGCATCGGCTCTCCTGTGGACCTGGTAAAGATAAGGCTACAGATGCAAACGCAGCCGTACATCAAAG CCAACATTAAACTACAGCCCACAGTTCCTGGATTTCCTCTGTACCGAGGCCCAATTCACTGCTTTAGGACAGTGCTAAAGAAAGAGGGTATAGCAGGAATGTACCGAGGTGCGGGAGCAATGCTTCTGAGAGATGTTCCTGGGTACTGCCTCTATTTCATCCCTTACACATTTTTCTGTGGCTGGATTACCCCAGATGGATGCATTTCCCCTAATCCCTCCTCCATCTGGCTGGCAGGGGGTGTAGCAG GAGCCATTTCCTGGGGGACTGCTACTCCAATGGATGTTGTGAAAAGTCGACTTCAGGCAGATGgagtttatttaaacaaatacaaaggGACCCTTGACTGTATCTTGCAGAGCTACCAGAACGAGGGCTTAAAA TGTCGCCAAGAAGACCTGAAAGTCTCCTACTTTCCTGAGCCAAATCAGCAGTGTGGTGTTGGTCAGGGCTCAGCTGCTCTGACCGAAGACTCCAGTCCTGCACCCACAGcatctgctttctcttctgccaCGGACTTAGTCCCTGGAGGACTCCAAAAACTGCACCAGCTCAATCAAATCCAAAGACCATTTTCTTATCAAATCTCTGTTGTCTAA
- the SLC25A48 gene encoding solute carrier family 25 member 48 isoform X7 yields the protein MGSLQLQDFAAGWVGGAASVVVGHPLDTIKTRLQAGQGYGNTLNCVLTVYRNESVAGFFKGMSFPLASIAVYSSVVFGVFSNTQRLLSQLRHGDPARAPALADVALASMVAGFVSVGIGSPVDLVKIRLQMQTQPYIKANIKLQPTVPGFPLYRGPIHCFRTVLKKEGIAGMYRGAGAMLLRDVPGYCLYFIPYTFFCGWITPDGCISPNPSSIWLAGGVAGAISWGTATPMDVVKSRLQADGVYLNKYKGTLDCILQSYQNEGLKVFFRGITVNAVRGFPMSSAMFLGYELSLKAMKRDQTETNP from the exons ATGGGCAGCCTCCAGCTGCAGGACTTCGCGGCGGGCTGGGTGGGCG GAGCTGCCAGCGTGGTTGTGGGCCACCCCCTGGACACGATCAAG ACCCGTTTGCAAGCTGGACAAGGGTATGGAAATACACTCAACTGTGTTCTTACTGTGTACAGAAATGAGTCT GTGGCTGGCTTCTTCAAAGGCATGTCCTTCCCGCTGGCCAGCATCGCCGTCTACAGCTCCGTGGTGTTTGGTGTCTTCAGCAACACGCAGCGGCTCCTCAGCCAGCTCCGCCATGGCGACCCAGCCCGTGCGCCGGCCCTGGCCGACGTGGCTCTGGCCAGCATGGTGGCAGGGTTCGTCTCTGTGGGCATCGGCTCTCCTGTGGACCTGGTAAAGATAAGGCTACAGATGCAAACGCAGCCGTACATCAAAG CCAACATTAAACTACAGCCCACAGTTCCTGGATTTCCTCTGTACCGAGGCCCAATTCACTGCTTTAGGACAGTGCTAAAGAAAGAGGGTATAGCAGGAATGTACCGAGGTGCGGGAGCAATGCTTCTGAGAGATGTTCCTGGGTACTGCCTCTATTTCATCCCTTACACATTTTTCTGTGGCTGGATTACCCCAGATGGATGCATTTCCCCTAATCCCTCCTCCATCTGGCTGGCAGGGGGTGTAGCAG GAGCCATTTCCTGGGGGACTGCTACTCCAATGGATGTTGTGAAAAGTCGACTTCAGGCAGATGgagtttatttaaacaaatacaaaggGACCCTTGACTGTATCTTGCAGAGCTACCAGAACGAGGGCTTAAAA GTCTTTTTTAGGGGCATCACGGTCAATGCAGTGCGAGGATTCCCAATGAGTTCAGCCATGTTTCTTGGCTATGAACTTTCCCTCAAAGCAATGAAAAGAGACCAAACTGAGACCAATCCTTAA